ATGGTTGGGGAGCAACATGTGTGTAGTCTGGAGCAGGgtgacaagaaggggaagatgaGAGTCAAACCGACCACCTTCAGCACAGCTCTAAACATCAACGCTGAAGTGCTCTGTAAAACCTGCGACTGTGAGAAggtgtgaagacagacacatatgagcacaaagacacacacacacacacacgggttttGGTTTCTAActgtcttttttctctctccgCTTCCTAAAGACCCCCACTGAAAATGCAGTGCGGTGTACAGGCCACGGGGACCTGGTCTGTGGGAGGTGCCGGTGCTATGGTGGCTGGTGAGACAAACAGAACTGAATGTACTTTCTCTCTCATATGCTATATCCTCCTGAAGATCTTATGTTATGTAGAACATCGAAGCTATAAAAACAAAGAGAGTCGCACACTCCGTATGTATAATCTCCCAGTAATTAGacatctttgggggggggggggggggtttgttagATTTGTTAAATTATTGGGAGGATATACATACCGGTAAGTGtgctactctctttgtttttATAGCTTCGATTTTTTACAGAAGTGTTTGAGGTGAAAGGAACATGTACCAAGAAATTGTTAGTTATCTTTTATTGCAAGTGGAAAAAGTGTCCTCTGTAGTGGTCATTTAGACTTAAATATGAATAAATTAACATTACAGTGAATGGGTACAGTAGGTGAAAAACATAGTTGCGGCATCTGGGtgtccactacagaggacattTCCTGATAAGATTTTATTTAGCTCTTATTTAATGTGGAAAAAAATGACACAGTCCTGACAACTCACTTGATTATTCCTGAGATATTCACTTACTGGAAACAATTTCAATATCAAACTCACAAAAATTGTAATTAGTAATTACACACACACTTCTTTTCAAATTTCCATAAAATGTGCTAACGTTGTCAAGGTCACACCCCCAACACCTGTGATATCATTGAAAAGCCCAGAATGCCCTCTCAATGGGTCAACATGACTTAATACAGTGGCTTGTGTGGCCTCAGAGATACGGACCGAGAACGAGAGAGGGCAAAAATGAGGTGCTGGGTCTCAGGAAGATATAATAATAATTGATAGTGCTTTTCCAGTGCTCGAAGCGCTTTACATTATAAGGTGGGAAACTCCTGCCACCGCTGATGTATAGCACCCTAGGGTGATGCACGGCAGAACGCTCACCACACAGCAGTTACAGTATCATGTTGGAGAGCTGAGGAGTGATATATGCCAATTAGGAATCAATTACACTTGGACAGAAGACAGAACATGATCATGAAAGGCCATCTTTCTCCCCGTGGTGGGTGTCCCCAGGCTGGGTCCGTTCTGTAACTGCTCAACCAGTGCGTCGCCGGTCGCAGGTAGTTCCTGTCTGGGTCCTGGCGTGGGGGAGCCGTGTTCTGGCCGAGGAGATTGCCTGTGTGGAACGTGTGTGTGTTACAACACCGACCAGTACGAGGGACCCCTCTGTCAGTTTGACAAGTCCCAGTGTCAACGATACGGAGGCTTCCTCTGCAACGGTGAGTGTGTGGCCGTCATCATTGTCTCAAGATACCGAGCTTGTGGCACCGCGTTGCGTTAGAATAACACTCACTGTCATAAGACGTGCACATCTTTGTCATGCAGTTTGTGTTCCCTTAACTCCATAAAATCTGAATctttgtgagagtgtgtgagagtgtgaagCACTTGAAGTAGATTCTaaccatttctgtgtgtgtgtgtgtgtgtgtgtgtgtgtgtgtgtgtgtgtgtgtgtgtgtgtgtgtgtgtgtgtgtgtgtgtgtgtgtgtgtgtgtgtgtgtgtgtgtgtgtgtgtgtgtgtgtgtgttagaccgTGGTCGTTGCTTCATGGGTCAGTGTGCGTGTGCAGAGGGCTGGGAGGGACCGGCCTGTGAGTGTCCCATGAGCAACCAGACCTGTCTGGACACTAAAGGGGTGAGCGctacatcatctctctctctctttgtctctgtttctctctctctttctctctctctctctgtttctctttatttttctctttctctctctctgtctctttttctctctctttgtctctgtctctctctctctctctctctctctctctctctctctctgtcgttttctctctatctctttctctctctctctctgtttctctttatttctctctctctctctctctctctctctctctctctctctctctctctctctctctctctctctctctctctctctctccctgtctctttgtctctgtctccctctatctctttctctctctctctctctctctctctctctctctctctctctctctctctctctctctctctctctttgtcgttttctctctctttctttctttctttctctctgtctctgtctctctctctctctctttgtctctgtttcgctctctttctctctctctctctgtctctgtctttgtttctctccttctttgtatctgttgctctctctctctgtttgtctttctttgtctctctgtctctctctctctctctttgtctttctctctcaattcaattcaaaggggctttattggcatgggaaacacatgtttacattgccaaagcaagtggaaaaacaataaacaaaagtgagaagACACAAAACAACATGAACAAAAAACTAttagaaatgaacagtaaacattgcactcaACAAAGTTTCAAAAAGATGAAGACATATCAAGTGTTATATTATCcagctatgtacagtgttttaGCAAGGTGCAAATAATTGTGGAACGAATAGTGGGGAAagataaataaacataaaaataTTGGTGGTATTTGCAAATATTTTCTCATGGCAACGGGCCACAAAACTTGCTGTTGTGATTGCATATTGTGGTATTTCgcctaacagatatgggagtttagcaatgttggatttgttttcaaattctttgtgggtgtATGATTTGTGGGAAATATTTGTCTCTAATgtcatacatttgtcaggaggttaggGAGAAGTTCAGctcaggtctgcctatggcggcctctctcaatagcaaggctatactcactgagtctgtacatacaagtcagtcacagtggtcaggtattctgccactgtgtactctctgtttagggccagattCCAATTTGTTCCGTTTTTTGGTtgattctttccagtgtgtcaaataGTTCTCtttttgtgttgctgtcctggggctctgtggggtctgtttgtgaacagagccataGAACCAActgggactcttctctaggttcatttctctgtaggtgaggggTTTGAGGTGGAATGTGTGGGCATCGCTtcattttaggtggttgtagaattaaaCAGCTCTTTTCTAGAGGGGATAGTCCTATTTCTGCTCTTCAtgcattgtttggggttttgCGTTGtacacaaaatatatttgagCTAAATTATGCGTGCAGAGTCTCAgttgggtgtttgtcccattttgtgaaccctccctccctccctgcagaTTGCTACAATATTATTCATGAAtgatctaaccccccccccccccccctctctcagggTGTCTGTAACGGGCGTGGTGTGTGTAAGTGCGGTCGTTGTGAGTGCCAGGACTCTGGCCTGGCCATGACCCCCACCTGCGAGGCTAACTTCCAGGCCCAGCTGGGGATGTGTGAGGACAAGAGGAGCTGTgtccagtgtcaggcctggaaGACCGGCGAGAAGAAGGACAGCGACAAGTGCGACCAGTGCCAGTTCAAAGTGGTCATGGTGGACGAGCTCAAGGAGAATAAAGAGGTGATTGAGGCGTGTAGTTTCCGTGACGAGGATGACGACTGTACGTACCACTACACCGTGGACTACCCTGAGGACCAGACAAACAAGGAACTGGAAGTCCAGGTGCTCAAAAAGAAAGGTGAGGCATGACCAACGTTCATATatgggtgacaggtagcctagcggttagagtgttggcccagtaaccgaaaggcCAACGcggttaaacttttttttttatgtgcCCAGTGTCGCTGTTGATAATGGCAGAAAATGGCTACCCCAcactctgagggtgtctcagggagagtgggatatgcaacaaaaaaaacatttccaattcacacaagGACAGATAGGCACACACCTAATTATTATAATCTTTATACCTTTGTTTATATGATGCTAATACAACTACGGGGGTTCTCTGGTTTGTTCTGGAAGTGCTCAGCATCTTTGTGCACTCTGGTTGTGATGCTGATGTTATTGTTGATGTTGTCGTCTGTCCCCTTAGACTGTCCCCCTGCTGGCTTCCTGTGGCTGATCCCTCTCATCATGTTCCTCATGCTACTGCTGGGTCTACTGCTGCTCTGCTGCTGGAAGTACTGCGCCTGCTGCAAGGTACTGTCCAGTCACAACCATAACACAACCAGCCATGGCCTTGCCATACTCTGAAGGAAATAATCCCTCtttgcctccctccctcattctgtttctctctcaggcATGTCTTGCTCTACTGCCATGCTGTGGAAGAGGTGAGTTACTCAAGCCATATCACTTTTATGAACCTTTTAATATCCTTCTGTGCCTATATTACTAGGTCTGTACCATGTTTCCAGGCAGTATTATAACGTGTGATTGAACATGTGTTTTCCTATGTGTGTCTGTAGGCCGTATGGTTGGCTTTAAGGAGGACCAGTACATGCTCCGCCAATCCCTGCTCACCTCTGACCACCTGGACACGCCCCTAGTGAGGACCGGCCCGCCCAAGAGCACCGATGTGGTTCGCTGGAAGATCACCGACAATGTGCACCGATCGCCCAATCACCCGCTGGCGCAGGTCCAGCCAAACCCCAAAGAGACCAGTGAGTGTGAAGTGTTCCGAATTCCGTCTCTCCCATTGGTTGGAGTTATCACTAGAACTTCCTGGTTTACATGATCATGATTCTGAGTGATGAAACATAACCCTaatccacctctcttctcctcttcaacTCTTCCTAATttgccattcctcctcctcctcctcctcttcctctcctcctactctctttctttctcctcccctctttcctcctctcttcctccatctatAGTCCAGTTCCCTCTGTCCCTGCGTCTGAACAGGCTGTTCACAGAAAGTCTGTCCCACCCCGACGCCAGAGACACGGAGATGCTACGCATGGAGGTTGATGACaacgtgagtgtgtttgtgtgagtgtgagcAAGCtgggtgtatatatacagtattgtatGACATCCCTTGTGACAGTGGATTGCGTGTGTATACTTTATGTGTGTCTTCACTGTTTAGCTCAATGAAGTGTACAAGCATGTTCCTGGAGCCCAGAAGGTTCAGAAGACCAAATTTAGGTGAGACACTTATTTCAGGATGACTTTCAATCCCTCTTGAATTTATTACAATGTAAGTCATTTTTTGTGCATGTTGTCTAAATCGTATTTTCTCAAATCATTACTGATAttctggttgtgtttcagattacagAGAAATGCTGGTAAAAGAAAAGACCACACAATTGTAGACACGGTCGTGTCCGCTCCTCGCTCCAGCTACCCCGACATCGTCAAATTGACTGAGAAAAACGTCCAGTCTGGAAACTTCCAAGATCTCAAAGTGGTGCCGGGCTACTACACAGTGGCCACAGAcaaaggtgtgtgtttgtgtgtatgtgtatgtctgtgtgtatgtctgtgtgtctgtgtgttgggagTTTATTAActgtctctccatctcgctctctctcgctctatctctctctctcttctctctgcagaGGCGGCTGGTGCCGTGGAGTTccaggagggggtggagacagtagATGTGCGCGTGCCGCTCTTCATCAAGGAAGATGACGATGATAAGAAGAAGCTGCAGGTGGAGGCGGTGGACGTTCCTCTGGGCATCGCTGAGATAGGGAAACGCTTCGTCAACATCACCATCATCAAAGAACACGGTGAGAGCCAATCGGAGGAGCCttatctaacccctgacctccatactctcttacacacacatgaTTCTTCAAAACCATATAGCATTACAAAACACTTTCTTACTATTTATTTCCAGTGAATATGTGTAAATTTCTCTTTTCTTTTGTGTACTTCCCTTCCCCTGACCTTATAAAGCTCATAATTCTGtgtgtctttcctctcctctccagccaaGAGTATTATGACGTTCCTCCAGCCTTCCTACACCTACAGCCGACAGGACGGAGTGGCTAACATCCCCATTAGCAGAGAGATCATAGAGGACGGACACACACAAGTCACCTACCGCACCCGAGACCTCACCGCCAAGGACAAGAAGGtaacacacgcgcgcgcacacactaAAATACAGCAATATCACACCTTTCATTAGTCTGTGACTGTTTCTTTTTCCAATCCTAACTACTCCTCCGTCTCTCGCCAGGACTATGTGACAGTGGATGGGGAACTGTCCTACGGGCCAGGGGAGACCCAGCAGACTGTACCTGTGCGTCTATTGGAGCTGGGAGAGGAAGACGGTCTGCTGAAGGACACACAGGTCAAACAATTTGTCATGGACCTCAGTAACCCAAGACAGGGAGCCAAGCTGGGACGCTACCCTAGAACCACTGTCACCATCACTGACCAACCAGGTGAGGTTATATACTACTGTCACTATCACTGACCAACCAGGTGAGGTTATATACTACTGTCACTATCACTGACCATTCAGGTGAGGTTATATACTACTGTCACTATCACTGACCATTCAGGTGAGGTTATATACTACTGTCACTATCACTGACCAACCAGGTGAGGTTATATACTACTGTCACTATCACTGACCAACCAGTTAAGAGGTTATATACTACTGTCACTATCACTgaccaaccaggtgagaggacagGGTCCAGGGTGTATCACATAGcatgaaaaaagaaagaaagatacCCTTATATTATTTTGATCATTTCATAGTTGTAATATAACAGTGTTTCTTTGGATCTTCGTCAGTTCACAGGATGGCGTCGCACAACAGGTCCCGGACATTATTATCCTGGGTGTTGAGAGCATAGTTGATGTAACAGCCGCATTTGTGGTTAGAAAGCCAGCCATAACGTCCTCCTCTGTAAGATGGCCATAACACACCTCTCCCGTTGCTTCCCTCAGAGCCcagtgtgatgatgtttatgaagagcaCCCAGAACTTCTCCACCGCCGACCCGACCTACTCCATCCCCGTGGTCCGCACACGCAACCAGGAGGGGCCTGCCACCGTCCACTGGAAGACCCGCAATGCCAAGCGCTTCGAGCTGTCCGGTCCCCTCAAGTTTGCTCCCGGGGAGACTGAGAAGAACATCGTGATCGACTCGCGGCCTCACCCTGGACCGGTCAAACCAGAGTCCTTCCAGCTGGAGTTGTTTGAACCCAGTACAAACGGCGCGGTCGGGGAGAGGAAGACGACAATGGTCACGATCACTGATGGAGGTaatacacacagaaacagacactgaaacacacacacatacagtatggggTATCTATAAGGAATCTGATGCATGAGATGTGCATCACTAGATACATGTTTTCCCTCAGCATTACCAGAGATTGCCCAGAAGCAGCAGCAGGGTAAGGACTTCATCAACCGGACAGCCATGTCTCCTGGGGGTCGTCTCTTCTCTCCCACCAACGTGAAGGCTAAAGCCACTGGCCCACGAAACATCCGTCTCAACTGGGACCCCTTAGGAAGCCCCCTGGGCTACAAGGTaaggaacccccccccctcaagatcTAACCCCTTGGACTGCAAGGTGCTGAGAGGAACTGTCACACAGGACTTAACTTACCTTGACTTAAACCCTTTTACCCCGTGAGGAGCATAGTTCATCAACAGAGGAACTCATTAGATTCGCCCCCATGACACACCTGCCAATTTCTTCTGTTGGAAATGATGAGATTATTTTCCCAAAATCTTTGGAGTGTAATTTTGGAGTATACAAATAAACGTTGGAATGTATTCCATTTAAGATTGTTCATTCCAACCAGTGTTTCACCTGTGTTTTCTGTATCTTCTGTTTCCCTCTCCGTGGTCACCAGGTGAAGTATTGGATCTATGGGGACCCTGAGACTGATGCCCAGGTGATAGATGTGAAGACCAACCACGCTGAGCTGACCAACCTGTACCCCTTCTGTGACTACGAGATGAAGGTGTGTGGCTACAACGCCCTGGGAAACGGAAACTACAGCGACATGGTGCCCTGTCAGACCCTGGAGGACGGTGAGTGAGCACACTTCCTGTTCCTGTCAAATCTGGACTACATTTATTGTCTTTCACAAATAACACTTCTAGGATTGTggacagttttttttcttcttgttgAATATTGTTGGGTCGACACAGGATGTAAGCTCAACGATCGTGTCGATGGTTTTCCGCCTTTCCTACCTTGTGATAAATGTttcctccttcctttcctcccctcatccctctctcctctcctcctccagtccCCAGTGAGCCCGGTCGTCTTGCGTTCAACGTCATCAGTCCAACTGTCACTCAGGTCAGCTGGGCGGAGCCTGCCGAGACCAACGGTGTCATCACCAACTACGAGGTCCTCTACACACCCATCAATGACAACACAAGTGAGTGACCAATCAAATCGAAGAATCACCGAATGCCTCTTAATGCCTGTGCTTCTAAGACATTCTAACGCGTACATATTAGAACTCAATCATTTAATGGGATCTCTGTGTTCTCCTCTCCCTCGTCCTTCCCCCTGTAGAGCCGATGGGTGTAGCTAAGAAGGTTAAGATAGACAACCCTAAGAAGAGAATGTTGCTAATTGAGAACCTGCAGTCGGCCCAGACCTACTGCTATAAGGTCCGGGCTAAGAACAGCATTGGCTGGGGTCCATTCAGAGAGGCAACCATCAACCTGGCCTCACAGCCCGTCAGACCCATGTCCAGTGAGTTCCTCTAAGGGCACCGCGTTGCTGTTTTGTGGAAAATAAATCCTCAAATGAACCAATGAAAACCAACTGTCGCTGCAGCCCGGAATTGTTCTGTCTCCTACTATAGGATACTATATTGAATGTGATACTTTTAGCATGACCATTAGCTTCATGTTtgagtctcctccctctctccctgcagtCCCCATCATCCCAGACATCCCAATAGTGGACGCGGAGGCGGGGGATGAGTACGACGGCTACCTGATGTACAGCAGTGAGGTCATGAGGTCGCCAACAGGCTCCAAGAGACCCAGCGTCTCAGACGAAGGTGGGTACCCTGCCGACTACGCCACCTTAGCCGGCTCTTGGAGCCTGTTTAACTGCAGCCTACCTTCGGTGGCGTACTGTGTGTTGTGGTTTCGTAGTGTGTTTTCAGTGGATCCCATGAAGAATAGCTGTGGCTAAGTAACAGCTAATGGGGAAGAAGCTCACTGTTTTAGATATATACATATTGGGTAGTAGCCCCCTCATTAAGCCAGTGAGCTTCACTGCTCTGTGAAACCAAGTGAATGcagactggacaggacaggactgtTATAAATGGGTTCCATGCAAAGAAAGATATGTCTATCCATCTTCTGGAGTCCAGTCCTCTGctcactgaaggagagagagaaaggaaataaataaaaacagaaaagGTCTTACAGTGTCATGGTCAAGGGGCTTACAAATATGAGGGTctcctccacccttctctctctctttttgcatgctttcttctttctctttctgcctctttcttctttctttatctttatttgttttgttccttcccccctctctctctttctctctctgaggtgtcTTTTAAGAAACTGACATTTATTTTACATCTCATGAGATCATCAGAATATTTTCATCTTCATGGCTTTGGGTTCTATCATGCCAGTCTTCATACCAGTCTTTATTTTCTTCTTTATGGCTTTTTCGTGCCAGTCAAACCTTTCCTACCATTGATCCAAACTGCAAAGAAATCTGTGATTGCTGAAAGCCTCCAGACATCTGTAGTTGTAGATATCGCCGAAGCTACATACAtgctgcctcctcctcttcctcctccctccttcactccttccATCGCTCGCCCTTTCACCAATCACCACGCTTCACAAAAACAACAACTGCAATGCAAACTATCAATCCAGACCATCACCCACCCACCCTGCTTGCTTCTCCCCTCCATAACAAGGCTTTATCAAGTTGGTGGGTTCCAAGCTGGACCTGCGTTCGGTGTCCTGGAAGAGGCATGTGGATGTGATCCCCTACCACCtcagcacagacacagacaccagCACTGACGAGACTCCCCGGCCCAGTCGAGCACAGACCCCATCCCTGAAAGGTGAAGACCACCTATCTGGAGTGCTAGACagccagacaagacagacagatagcCAGCAAGATagccagacaagacagacagaaagatagcATGCCAGCTACTGCGCATGGCAGCCACCAACCTCCAATGCAGCTGCAGTGCCCCCTTATCATCTCCTCTCTGGCTACACAAAATATGCTCGATCGGGGATCCTTTAAGATGAGCCTGAGTCTTCAGATCGCTAATCATCAGCATGCGCCCTTCCTCACATCTGCCATCTGCCCTGAAACTGCAACCTGGTTCTACTCTTATTCCTACCCCTGCTGCACCTCGCGACCTTCCACCCCAAAGAGGGTTCCAGGCATCAACTGCCCCACCTCCAGTTGATGATCGTGGACAGGCTTTTCCAGGTGCCTgtttgtctcctctgtctgtctgctttacACCTCTCTGTGGAGAGAGACTCTGGAAAGGAGGCAGCTTGTAAAGCTTGTATAAAGGCTTCTCATGGGTGTGAAGGTGGTGACAGCAAAAATATGTCCCTGTGTGCAGTCTGAGGTTGTAAGGTGGCCATTACTCTTGCAGTTCGTTGTGATTTGTTGCTATCGATGCGCTTGAATCAATTGTTTTGGTTCcaacatgtttggtttgggttATGTTGGGTTCCAGAATGTTTGGTTTGGGTTATGTTGGGTTCCAGAATGTTTGGTTTGGGTTATGTTGGGTTCCAGAATGTTTGGTTTGGGTTATGTTGGGTTCCAGAATGTTGTTGATGTCCTTTATGTTCTCCTCTCACTTCTCCGGCTCTCCTCATCTTTTTCTGTCAGACCAAATGAACGGCAGGTGGGAACAAAACTTCCTGTTCCCCGGGGGAAATAATTCCATGTCGCGCAGTGCCAATATGTCGTCTTCCAGCTACAGCCAGCTGTCTCCCATGTCCACCCTCAGCTCCAACCACAGAGGAGGGGCTGGGGGTTCCATGACTACGGAGTCCTCCACGACATACCACTCTGGACAAGGTACGGATGGATGCAGAGTCCTTCTTAAAATGTGTCAGCTTTTGAATCTTTCTGTTGACTTACAATGGTATGATAGTGACAAGAAATTCCAGCTGGCTTGTCTTCACCAGCACAGTAGCTACACTTTACAGAGTTCAGCAAACTTGGGAGATTTAGAGTTTCAGTGGGCAACGTGTTGACACCGAAAGTTGGAAAGGCATTGCACTCAGAATGCATGCTAGAATTCTATGGTTCTGTATCCACGTCTCTGGTGGTCATCATTATTCTACTCCTgtcttttcttctcctctcctacaGGAGGGAACTCGCTCTCCCGCACACAGATTATCGGGGGCGGGATGCGCACAGAGAATGTTGTCATGAGGAAGCGGTCAGAGAACAGAGGTTACTATGAGTATGATGACAACATCCGAGATTCCATCGTCATGGGAGACCTGTCCAGTGGATTGTCGGGATACACAGACGGCAAAAGTAAGATTAGTTGAAGTTGAGGCATATTTGAAGCATATTTTGAGATCAAGAGCCGATCATTTACGATCCACACTGACACAGGTCCCAGGTCACAGGAATATTTCACCGAGCCACTGAGATGAGGTCTTCGACTATGAGGCTTTTGCTGAGGAAAATGCCACTGCATAGTATTTAGATATTTCTGTCCTCTGCTATTGAAAGCTGGGAGAAGCTTATCTGTTTGCCTGTAGCAGTCGGGGCTATAAATGTCAGATATACACATCATCTGCAACAGGTTTACTGAGGAGATGCATGAGGCGGATGGATGGCTTGGATGTCAGTTATCGATTATTGGGGCTGGTGGCTGTACAGGGCTATGCAGGAGCTATGGTGACTgtcgctctcctcttctctcttgcctctttctctcccctccctgtgcTCCTTCTCCCACTCCttcacttctctccctctcctgtcctccttctCTCGTCCATTTGCTCCCTTTTTGCTCGCTCCCTGCGTTCTCAGGTACGTATGGCTTCAGCCCCAATCAGACacagtacagctacagtatgtctcAGGTCTTGCGGGGCAGGACCCAGTCTGAGGATGTCAACGATGCGCTACTGAATCTGGACAGGGTGCTCCAGGGTGAGTGCGTCTGCCgtcagcacacacacagagctgtccTCTCTCACACCACTGGGACTATAGCAGGGCTTAAAGCTACACTGTGGGTTCATAGTAGGACTTACCATGCCCATTGCTGGTTTGAGAGGAAGGCTTGGTGTCGCTATAGCTGGTTTTTGCTGTGATATGTTTGGTTTAGGGaaagttctctctttctttctccctctctctctttagttctctctctccatcgagcTCACTCCCCGCTCACTAATCCTATCTTACCTAATAACTGTCAATGTAACCCCTGTAATTTAATTGACCccacttaacccctaacccctgacctctctttctccccccatctctctctgtctgtctctatctcactgacctctctctctcccgtcagaCTCTCGTTTGGCCCCTGGGGTCCCTGACACCCCCACCAGGTTGGTGTTCTCTGCCCTGGGCCCCACGGCCCTGAAGGTCAGCTGGCAGGAGCCCCACTGTGACAGGGATGTGCTGGGGTACTGTGTCCTCTACCAGCTACTCAATGGAGGTATGGACCCATGATGATTTGTGTCACATTGTAAACacatggtgttttgttgatgtgtGGAAGAAGAATGTTGTTTTTCATTTGTGAACATAGTTCTCAGGTTTTTATTGACTAGGATTTGAAGAAATGTGTCTTTAATAGTTTCCTTAGCCCTGTCAACTTATTTAGATCTCAAAACCTTGTCCCAGCATACCTTCAATTTTTTTCAGTGGGGACCCCATTTTTTCAGCCAGAATTTCTGGGGAACCCATTTTTTGCACAATAACTTCTCATGACCCCATCCCAAATATAATGACAGCCTTAAAATTGGTAAATTCCGATTTTTACTTCAACAAATAACATTAAATTCATTACATTTTCATCTCTTATCAAAATGAAAATAAACCAATAAATGCAT
This genomic interval from Salvelinus fontinalis isolate EN_2023a chromosome 30, ASM2944872v1, whole genome shotgun sequence contains the following:
- the LOC129829033 gene encoding integrin beta-4-like isoform X3 → MGRWTLNLLVGVVLLAVLTASCYAEKVNHCLATRASTCSECIQSGKGCAYCPDEIFDGPRCDLHDNIVNRGCNSAVTAKSSMSMERNEQINMLLKQSQVAPQEMSMTLLPGEEREIEMEVFEPAKGPLDLYILMDFSNSMEDDLDNLKRMGAELAALVSKLSDDYTIGFGKFVDKVVEPQTDMRPSKLAKPWPNSDPPFSFRHVITLTPDLLSFTEKLQKERISGNLDAPEGGFDAILQAAVCGEKIGWRSHATHLLVFSTESAFHYEADGANVLAGIMPRNDEQCHLDPEGKYTEDTRQDYPSVPTLVRLLGKHNIIPIFAITNHSFTYYQKLYEYFPIAELGLLQEDSANILNILEKAFENIRSKISIRAEDRPKAIEAQVLSYSGSVAQAGTFKVKPGQIGKFKVRVKASEMVGEQHVCSLEQGDKKGKMRVKPTTFSTALNINAEVLCKTCDCEKTPTENAVRCTGHGDLVCGRCRCYGGWLGPFCNCSTSASPVAGSSCLGPGVGEPCSGRGDCLCGTCVCYNTDQYEGPLCQFDKSQCQRYGGFLCNDRGRCFMGQCACAEGWEGPACECPMSNQTCLDTKGGVCNGRGVCKCGRCECQDSGLAMTPTCEANFQAQLGMCEDKRSCVQCQAWKTGEKKDSDKCDQCQFKVVMVDELKENKEVIEACSFRDEDDDCTYHYTVDYPEDQTNKELEVQVLKKKDCPPAGFLWLIPLIMFLMLLLGLLLLCCWKYCACCKACLALLPCCGRGRMVGFKEDQYMLRQSLLTSDHLDTPLVRTGPPKSTDVVRWKITDNVHRSPNHPLAQVQPNPKETIQFPLSLRLNRLFTESLSHPDARDTEMLRMEVDDNLNEVYKHVPGAQKVQKTKFRLQRNAGKRKDHTIVDTVVSAPRSSYPDIVKLTEKNVQSGNFQDLKVVPGYYTVATDKEAAGAVEFQEGVETVDVRVPLFIKEDDDDKKKLQVEAVDVPLGIAEIGKRFVNITIIKEHAKSIMTFLQPSYTYSRQDGVANIPISREIIEDGHTQVTYRTRDLTAKDKKDYVTVDGELSYGPGETQQTVPVRLLELGEEDGLLKDTQVKQFVMDLSNPRQGAKLGRYPRTTVTITDQPEPSVMMFMKSTQNFSTADPTYSIPVVRTRNQEGPATVHWKTRNAKRFELSGPLKFAPGETEKNIVIDSRPHPGPVKPESFQLELFEPSTNGAVGERKTTMVTITDGALPEIAQKQQQGKDFINRTAMSPGGRLFSPTNVKAKATGPRNIRLNWDPLGSPLGYKVKYWIYGDPETDAQVIDVKTNHAELTNLYPFCDYEMKVCGYNALGNGNYSDMVPCQTLEDVPSEPGRLAFNVISPTVTQVSWAEPAETNGVITNYEVLYTPINDNTKPMGVAKKVKIDNPKKRMLLIENLQSAQTYCYKVRAKNSIGWGPFREATINLASQPVRPMSIPIIPDIPIVDAEAGDEYDGYLMYSSEVMRSPTGSKRPSVSDEDQMNGRWEQNFLFPGGNNSMSRSANMSSSSYSQLSPMSTLSSNHRGGAGGSMTTESSTTYHSGQGGNSLSRTQIIGGGMRTENVVMRKRSENRGYYEYDDNIRDSIVMGDLSSGLSGYTDGKSTYGFSPNQTQYSYSMSQVLRGRTQSEDVNDALLNLDRVLQDSRLAPGVPDTPTRLVFSALGPTALKVSWQEPHCDRDVLGYCVLYQLLNGGDMKRIDVSSPAENSVVVQDLLPNHSYLFKVKAQSLEGWGPEREGVITIESAVNPNSPLSPMPGSPFTLSTPSAPGPLVFTALSPEALQLSWDKPRKPNGDILGYVVTCEQLHGGGDMRSFQVSGNSAETSLTVPDLSENMPYKFKVQARTTQGFGPEREGIITIESQDGGSTSQIGGIGGMSQIGGLGGMSQIGGLGGMSQLGGLGGMSQLGGLGGMSQIEGLGGMSQYSSQSLTKRDVFQLPTEVSTHSNVTHTMINDPYFTGDGMMMTSQHTETSGMVTRHVTKEVVQRSMQVAGSSSVTKKVERSFYEA